Proteins from a genomic interval of Mustela lutreola isolate mMusLut2 chromosome 4, mMusLut2.pri, whole genome shotgun sequence:
- the LOC131828663 gene encoding uncharacterized protein LOC131828663 isoform X1 — protein sequence MKERSRFLCSWHAVANSSLKRKMKQFAHAIWPSSCPNISAGWNPPSSGGFPPSFIMSDSKAAAENPHKKTRTSPYPGSKVEGSQVPDKKPSKGRTVENGPSQGKWWSQERKLVPY from the exons ATGAAGGAGAGGAGCAGATTCCTATG CTCCTGGCATGCTGTAGCCAATTCTTCTTTGAAGAGAAAGATGAAGCAATTTGCCCACGCCATTTG GCCCAGCAGCTGCCCCAACATCTCCGCTGGTTGGAACCCGCCTTCCTCAGGTGGGTTTCCTCCAAGCTTCATCATGTCAGATTCAAAGGCCGCTGCTGAGAACCCCCACAAGAAGACCAGGACCTCTCCATACCCTGGTTCCAAAGTGGAGGGAAGCCAGGTCCCGGACAAGAAA CCATCAAAAGGAAGGACTGTGGAGAATGGACCATCCCAGGGGAAATGGTGGAGCCAGGAGAGAAAATTAGTACCATACTGA
- the LOC131828663 gene encoding ADP-ribose pyrophosphatase, mitochondrial-like isoform X2, with the protein MMASSWHAVANSSLKRKMKQFAHAIWPSSCPNISAGWNPPSSGGFPPSFIMSDSKAAAENPHKKTRTSPYPGSKVEGSQVPDKKPSKGRTVENGPSQGKWWSQERKLVPY; encoded by the exons ATGATGGCCAG CTCCTGGCATGCTGTAGCCAATTCTTCTTTGAAGAGAAAGATGAAGCAATTTGCCCACGCCATTTG GCCCAGCAGCTGCCCCAACATCTCCGCTGGTTGGAACCCGCCTTCCTCAGGTGGGTTTCCTCCAAGCTTCATCATGTCAGATTCAAAGGCCGCTGCTGAGAACCCCCACAAGAAGACCAGGACCTCTCCATACCCTGGTTCCAAAGTGGAGGGAAGCCAGGTCCCGGACAAGAAA CCATCAAAAGGAAGGACTGTGGAGAATGGACCATCCCAGGGGAAATGGTGGAGCCAGGAGAGAAAATTAGTACCATACTGA